The Achromobacter pestifer genome includes a region encoding these proteins:
- a CDS encoding bifunctional aspartate transaminase/aspartate 4-decarboxylase translates to MASTAPLTVNLASALKTTRSRQRDLEQLSPFELKDYLITLAKDNQHTAAITMLNAGRGNPNWIATEPRDAFFLMGQFAMKEARRVRDESILAGMPAKKGCADRLRKFLSKHKGMDGYDFLAGVLEYGVKVKGFDPDAWIHELTDSIIGDNYPVPPRALVHLEQIVHDYLIKEMCDGRPPKGKFDLFPVEGGTAAMCYIFDSLMQNGLLKQGDTIALFLPTFTPYIEISHLERFQFKIVPINASSLRADGTHDWHYPASEIAKLENPKIKLAVTVNPSNPPSVAFSPVEMKQIVRLIRKNPDLVLVTDDVYGTFVPNFRSLMAEVPHNTICVYSFSKNFGCTGWRLGVIATHEKNTMDRRIAELPASWKQRLNKRYGAMTMEPEKLKFIDRLVADSRNVALNHTAGLSLPQQVQMGFFALSHLMDLKDSYKHLTMKIVRARRDALWRGLGIPMPPEDPMRAWYYVELDFMVWAKITYGEAFCKYMMSNYEPVDFLFRLAEKSGVVLMDGGGFGGPPWSIRVSLANLDDGDYAKIGKHMVEAATEYVEAWKAGELVRSGPKAGKGQTTKAPAAKRKAAGKTAAAKKAVKKTVKKAGTAAKSAKKAAARK, encoded by the coding sequence ATGGCTTCCACCGCGCCTCTTACCGTCAACCTGGCCTCGGCCCTGAAAACAACCCGTTCGCGCCAGCGCGACCTCGAACAGCTTTCCCCCTTCGAACTGAAGGACTATCTGATCACGCTGGCCAAGGACAACCAGCACACCGCCGCGATCACCATGCTGAACGCGGGCCGCGGCAACCCGAATTGGATCGCCACCGAACCGCGCGACGCCTTCTTCCTGATGGGCCAGTTCGCGATGAAGGAGGCGCGCCGCGTGCGCGACGAGTCCATTCTGGCGGGCATGCCAGCGAAGAAGGGCTGCGCCGACAGATTGCGCAAGTTCCTGTCCAAGCACAAGGGCATGGACGGCTATGACTTCCTGGCCGGCGTGCTGGAGTACGGCGTCAAGGTCAAGGGGTTCGACCCCGACGCCTGGATCCACGAACTGACGGACAGCATCATTGGCGACAACTATCCCGTGCCGCCGCGCGCGCTGGTTCACCTTGAACAGATCGTGCACGATTATCTGATCAAGGAAATGTGCGACGGCCGTCCGCCCAAGGGCAAGTTCGACCTGTTCCCGGTCGAAGGCGGCACGGCGGCCATGTGCTACATCTTCGACTCGCTGATGCAGAACGGTCTACTGAAGCAGGGCGACACCATCGCGCTGTTCCTACCGACCTTCACGCCCTATATCGAGATCTCGCATCTGGAGCGCTTCCAGTTCAAGATCGTGCCCATCAACGCCAGCAGCTTGCGGGCCGACGGCACGCACGACTGGCACTATCCGGCTTCGGAAATCGCCAAGCTGGAGAATCCCAAGATCAAGCTGGCGGTCACGGTCAACCCCAGCAACCCGCCGTCGGTGGCGTTCAGCCCCGTCGAGATGAAGCAGATCGTGCGCCTGATCCGCAAGAATCCGGACCTGGTGCTGGTGACCGACGATGTGTACGGCACCTTCGTGCCGAACTTCCGCTCGCTGATGGCTGAAGTGCCGCACAACACGATATGCGTGTACTCGTTCTCGAAGAATTTCGGTTGCACCGGATGGCGCCTGGGCGTGATCGCGACCCATGAAAAGAACACCATGGACCGCCGCATCGCCGAACTGCCGGCGTCCTGGAAACAGCGCCTGAACAAGCGCTATGGCGCCATGACGATGGAGCCCGAAAAGCTCAAGTTCATCGACCGGCTGGTGGCCGACAGCCGCAACGTCGCGCTGAACCATACCGCGGGCCTGTCCCTGCCGCAGCAGGTGCAGATGGGATTCTTCGCGCTGTCGCACCTGATGGACCTGAAGGACTCCTACAAGCACCTGACGATGAAGATCGTGCGCGCGCGCCGCGATGCGCTGTGGCGCGGCCTGGGCATACCCATGCCGCCCGAGGATCCGATGCGCGCCTGGTACTACGTCGAGCTGGACTTCATGGTCTGGGCCAAGATCACGTACGGCGAAGCGTTCTGCAAGTACATGATGTCCAACTACGAACCCGTCGACTTCCTGTTCCGCCTGGCCGAGAAATCCGGCGTGGTGCTGATGGACGGCGGCGGCTTCGGCGGCCCGCCGTGGTCGATCCGCGTGTCGCTGGCGAACCTGGACGACGGCGACTACGCCAAGATCGGCAAGCACATGGTCGAAGCCGCGACCGAGTACGTCGAAGCGTGGAAGGCCGGCGAGCTGGTGCGTTCGGGTCCCAAGGCCGGCAAAGGCCAGACGACGAAGGCGCCTGCGGCCAAGCGCAAGGCGGCGGGCAAGACCGCGGCGGCCAAGAAGGCGGTCAAGAAGACAGTGAAGAAGGCCGGCACGGCGGCGAAGTCCGCCAAGAAGGCCGCAGCGCGCAAGTAG